From Nicotiana tabacum cultivar K326 chromosome 15, ASM71507v2, whole genome shotgun sequence, the proteins below share one genomic window:
- the LOC107828121 gene encoding pentatricopeptide repeat-containing protein At3g04130, mitochondrial yields the protein MKFYARKLPFRCLSVSLPFGVCNISNVPCKSCFSYFSTLSSVFCSVSPQFAGDRIPGEQQKCMILGRDSDVNVVLARISPGSSEAEVLQSLLSDPACDSIHITDNFVDWVLYRFKDDWKSALGAFRWAQSRPGYNPSPELYDKLVDILGKMKKMEKMHSLIDEMHANHLVSLNTIAKVMRRFAGAGEWKEAVRTFDELGKFGLEKNAESMNLLLDTLCKENKVQQAREIFSELKSHIPPNANTFNVFIHGWCKVNRVEEAYWTIQEMKGNGCSPCVISYSTIIMSYCQQFNFQRVYELLDEMQGLGCVPNVITFTTIMCFLTKSGAFEEALKIAERMKSVGCKPDTLFYNALIHTLGRAHRLQEATRVLKVEMPRNGVQPNTSTYNTIIAMFCHHLQEERALEFFRDLESSPYCKPDVQSYFPLLKLCFKVGKTDDFLNKLVNAMVNKHHLSLDLSSYTLLIHGLCRANKCEWAYLVFEDMIRQEITPRYKTCSVLLQEIKQKNMHDAADRIELFMKKMKTS from the coding sequence ATGAAGTTCTATGCTAGAAAACTGCCCTTTAGATGCCTATCTGTTTCTCTCCCATTTGGGGTTTGTAACATTTCTAATGTACCATGTAAAAGTTGCTTTAGCTACTTTTCCACCTTGTCTAGTGTGTTTTGTTCCGTAAGTCCCCAGTTTGCTGGCGATAGAATTCCAGGCGAGCAACAGAAATGCATGATCTTGGGAAGAGATTCTGATGTTAATGTTGTACTTGCTAGAATAAGTCCTGGAAGCAGTGAGGCTGAGGTTCTCCAGTCATTGCTTTCTGatccggcttgtgattccatacATATCACTGATAACTTTGTTGATTGGGTGCTTTATCGCTTCAAAGATGACTGGAAGTCTGCACTTGGTGCTTTTAGATGGGCACAATCACGTCCTGGCTACAATCCCTCACCAGAATTGTACGACAAGTTGGTAGATATACTGGGAAAGATGAAGAAAATGGAAAAGATGCACTCATTGATAGACGAAATGCATGCAAACCATCTTGTTTCTCTTAACACAATAGCAAAAGTTATGAGAAGGTTTGCAGGTGCAGGAGAGTGGAAAGAAGCAGTGAGGACATTTGACGAGTTGGGAAAATTCGGTTTGGAGAAGAATGCAGAATCAATGAATCTGTTACTAGACACTTTGTGCAAAGAAAATAAAGTCCAACAGGCGCGTGAAATTTTTTCCGAGCTCAAGTCGCATATCCCACCAAATGCAAACACGTTTAACGTTTTTATTCATGGTTGGTGCAAAGTTAATCGGGTAGAAGAAGCGTACTGGACAATTCAGGAGATGAAAGGCAATGGTTGTTCTCCTTGCGTCATCAGCTACTCAACCATCATCATGTCCTACTGCCAGCAATTTAACTTCCAGAGGGTCTATGAGCTGCTTGATGAAATGCAAGGACTGGGATGTGTACCAAATGTTATCACTTTCACCACTATCATGTGTTTCTTGACAAAATCAGGGGCATTTGAGGAAGCCCTTAAGATTGCTGAGAGGATGAAATCAGTTGGTTGTAAACCTGATACACTTTTCTACAACGCTCTGATTCATACATTAGGCAGGGCGCACCGATTACAAGAAGCTACTCGTGTCTTGAAGGTTGAAATGCCCAGAAATGGTGTTCAACCTAATACATCGACGTACAATACTATCATTGCCATGTTTTGCCATCATTTGCAAGAGGAAAGAGCGCTAGAATTTTTCAGGGACCTGGAAAGTTCACCATATTGTAAACCTGATGTTCAGTCATACTTTCCACTGCTCAAGTTGTGCTTTAAAGTTGGGAAGACAGATGATTTCCTGAATAAATTGGTGAATGCCATGGTTAATAAGCATCATCTAAGTCTTGATCTATCAAGTTATACACTTCTTATCCATGGTTTGTGCAGAGCAAATAAATGTGAATGGGCCTATCTTGTTTTTGAGGATATGATCCGCCAAGAGATTACTCCTCGATACAAGACATGCAGTGTGCTACTGCAGGAAATCAAACAAAAGAATATGCATGATGCTGCCGATAGGATTGAATTGTTCATGAAGAAAATGAAGACCTCCTGA
- the LOC107828122 gene encoding glyceraldehyde-3-phosphate dehydrogenase, cytosolic — MASDKKIKIGINGFGRIGRLVARVALQRDDVELVAVNDPFISTDYMTYMFKYDSVHGQWKHHELKVKDEKTLLFGEKSVRVFGIRNPEEIPWAEAGADFVVESTGVFTDKDKAAAHLKGGAKKVVISAPSKDAPMFVVGVNEKEYKPEYDIVSNASCTTNCLAPLAKVINDRFGIVEGLMTTVHSLTATQKTVDGPSMKDWRGGRAASFNIIPSSTGAAKAVGKVLPALNGKLTGMAFRVPTVDVSVVDLTVRLEKEASYDDIKAAIKEESEGKLKGILGFTEDDVVSTDFVGDSRSSIFDAKAGIALSKNFVKLVSWYDNEWGYSSRVIDLICHMASVA; from the exons ATGGCATCTGACAAGAAGATCAAGATCGGAATCAATG GATTTGGAAGGATTGGTCGTTTGGTGGCAAGAGTTGCTCTGCAGAGAGATGATGTTGAACTAGTTGCAGTGAACGACCCATTTATCTCTACTGATTACATG ACATAcatgtttaagtatgattcagtTCATGGACAATGGAAACACCATGAGCTTAAAGTCAAGGATGAAAAGACCCTTCTTTTTGGTGAGAAGTCCGTCAGAGTCTTTGGAATCAG GAACCCTGAAGAAATTCCATGGGCTGAAGCTGGTGCTGATTTCGTTGTGGAATCCACTGGTGTTTTCACTGACAAGGACAAGGCTGCTGCTCACTTGAAG ggtggtgccaagaaggttgTGATCTCTGCTCCTAGCAAGGATGCCCCCATGTTTGTTGTGGGTGTCAACGAGAAGGAATACAAGCCCGAATATGACATTGTCTCCAATGCTAGTTGCACTACCAACTGCCTTGCACCTTTGGCTAAGGTCATCAATGATAGGTTTGGAATTGTGGAGGGTCTCATGACTACTGTCCACTCCCTTACTG CCACCCAGAAGACTGTTGATGGTCCATCCATGAAGGACTGGAGAGGTGGAAGAGCTGCTTCATTCAACATCATTCCTAGCAGCACTGGTGCTGCCAAG GCTGTTGGAAAAGTGCTCCCAGCCCTTAATGGAAAATTGACTGGAATGGCCTTCAGAGTTCCAACTGTTGATGTTTCTGTTGTGGACCTTACTGTAAGACTAGAGAAAGAGGCTTCTTATGATGACATCAAAGCCGCAATCAA GGAGGAATCAGAGGGTAAGTTGAAGGGTATCTTGGGATTCACCGAAGATGATGTGGTTTCCACGGACTTTGTTGGTGACAGCAG GTCAAGCATTTTCGACGCCAAGGCTGGAATTGCCTTGAGCAAGAACTTTGTGAAACTCGTGTCGTGGTATGACAATGAATGGGGTTACAG CTCTCGTGTGATTGATTTGATCTGCCATATGGCTTCTGTTGCTTAA